The following proteins are co-located in the Silene latifolia isolate original U9 population chromosome 1, ASM4854445v1, whole genome shotgun sequence genome:
- the LOC141611321 gene encoding beta-fructofuranosidase, insoluble isoenzyme 1 codes for MFYKGWYHLFYQYNPWGSTWGNIIWAHSVSKDLINWVALEPALHESSSFDINGVWSGSATVLPDYGPVLLYTGVSTQQDQVQNLAYPADPSDPLLRKWVKPEFNPIINPSSDMNVTYFRDPTTAWSTGDGHWKIIVGGKRKLRGMAHLYRSKDFKKWIKAKHPLHSAPDTGMWECPDFYPVPIKGKHGLDTSILGSNVKHVLKVSLDITRYDYYTIGHYDPIEDKYTPINGSVDGWEGLRYDYGNFYASKSFYDPHKNRRILWGWANESCDPQQSVTNGWAGVQAIPRTIWLDPSGKQLLEWPVEELNTLRGNKVELSKLHLETGKHVEIKGITAAQADVEVTFHIPSLDKAERFDPRWTNPQDLCTQKGSTVKGGVGPFGLLTLASDNLEEYTPVFFRIFKDQSNKHVVLLCSDATSSSLGKNLYKPSFAGFVNVDLADKKLSLRSLIDHSVIESFGEGGKTCILSRVYPSLAVNEKAHLHVFNNGTQAITVDHIDAWSMNKPLRMNN; via the exons ATGTTTTACAAGGGATGGTATCATTTATTTTACCAATATAATCCATGGGGATCAACATGGGGCAACATCATATGGGCACATTCTGTCTCAAAGGACCTTATTAATTGGGTTGCCCTTGAGCCTGCTCTTCATGAGAGCTCCTCTTTTGACATTAATGGGGTTTGGTCCGGTTCCGCTACGGTTTTACCCGACTATGGGCCTGTTTTGCTTTACACTGGGGTATCTACCCAACAGGACCAGGTCCAAAACCTTGCATATCCAGCCGATCCTTCTGACCCTTTACTCCGAAAATGGGTTAAACCCGAATTTAACCCGATCATCAACCCGAGTTCTGACATGAATGTTACTTATTTCCGAGACCCGACTACCGCGTGGTCCACAGGCGACGGGCATTGGAAAATTATTGTAGGTGGGAAAAGAAAGCTTAGGGGGATGGCCCATTTGTATAGGAGTAAGGACTTTAAGAAATGGATCAAGGCTAAACATCCTCTGCATAGTGCCCCGGACACCGGAATGTGGGAATGTCCAGATTTTTACCCGGTACCAATTAAAGGCAAACACGGGTTGGACACGTCGATATTGGGATCTAATGTCAAACATGTTCTTAAGGTTAGCCTTGATATAACCCGGTATGACTATTACACAATAGGGCACTATGATCCAATCGAAGATAAATATACACCAATAAACGGTTCCGTTGACGGTTGGGAAGGATTAAGGTATGACTATGGAAATTTCTATGCGTCCAAATCATTTTATGACCCCCATAAAAATCGTCGAATATTATGGGGTTGGGCTAATGAATCATGTGACCCTCAACAATCCGTAACAAACGGATGGGCTGGAGTTCAG GCGATACCAAGGACTATATGGCTGGACCCAAGTGGGAAGCAATTGCTAGAATGGCCTGTTGAAGAGTTGAACACACTTAGAGGCAACAAAGTTGAGCTCAGCAAACTTCATCTCGAGACAGGAAAACATGTCGAAATTAAGGGAATTACTGCTGCTCAG GCTGACGTTGAGGTAACATTTCACATACCAAGTTTGGACAAGGCTGAACGGTTTGATCCAAGGTGGACCAATCCACAGGATTTATGTACCCAAAAGGGGTCTACTGTGAAGGGTGGAGTTGGGCCTTTTGGGTTACTCACACTTGCTTCCGATAACTTGGAAGAGTATACTCCTGTGTTTTTCCGAATTTTCAAGGATCAATCGAATAAGCATGTCGTTCTCTTGTGCTCTGATGCAACAAG CTCTTCTTTAGGCAAAAATTTATATAAACCATCATTTGCCGGCTTTGTAAATGTCGATTTGGCAGATAAGAAACTCTCCCTTAGATCCTTG ATTGATCACTCAGTTATAGAAAGTTTTGGGGAAGGAGGAAAAACAtgcatattatcaagggtttatCCAAGTCTAGCAGTGAATGAGAAAGCACATTTGCATGTATTCAACAATGGCACACAAGCCATAACCGTGGACCACATTGATGCTTGGAGCATGAATAAGCCTCTTAGGATgaacaattaa